Part of the Pseudomonas lijiangensis genome is shown below.
TGGCGCAGTACCGGCGTCGATACCTACCACGTCGAGTATGGCTATTCCTGCATGGGCTACGAGGTCAATGCCGCACTGGGCGTCAAGCTGGCTGCGCCGCAGCGGGAAGTCTTCGCACTGGTAGGAGACGGCTCCTACATGATGCTGCACTCGGAACTGGCGACCTCGGTTCAGGAGCGACGCAAGATCAACGTCGTGCTGCTGGACAACATGACCTTCGGTTGCATCAACAACCTGCAAATGGGCAACGGCATGAACAGCTTCGGCACCGAGTTCCGTTTTCGTAACCCGGAAACCGGCCTGCTCGATGGCGACTTCGTGCCGGTGGACTTCGCCATGAGCGCAGCGGCCTATGGCTGCAAGACCTACAGGGTCAACACCCTTGAGCAACTGCGCGAGGCGCTGGCAGATGCGCAACGGCAGACCGTTTCGACGCTCATCGATATCAAAGTCCTGCCCAAGACCATGATCCACAACTACCTGTCCTGGTGGCGGGTGGGTGTTGCCGAGGTCTCCACCACCGGCACCACGGCCCAGGTGTACGAAAAGCTCAACAAGGAACTGGCCAAGGCCCGTCAATATTGATTGCGGTTATTCATTCGGAATGAATTCAACAGGAGCACTGCAATGGCTTTGAAATTAGGCGTAATCGGTACTGGCGCAATCGGTCGTGATCATATCCGGCGCTGCAGCAAGACCCTTCTCGGCAGTCAGGTGGTGGCCGTCACCGACATCAATCTCGAACAGGCGGCCACTGTGGTTCGTGAGCTGGATATCACGGCTGAAGTCTATGCCGATGGTCACGCCCTGATCGCCGCACCGGATGTGGAGGCGGTGCTGGTGACTTCATGGGGACCGACCCATGAAGAGTTCGTGCTGGCAGCGATTGCCGCAGGCAAACCGGTGTTCTGCGAGAAGCCTCTGGCGGTCACTGCCGAAGGTTGCCGTCGTATCGTCGATGCTGAAGTCGCGTTCGGCAAACGTCTGGTGCAGGTTGGGTTCATGCGTCCTTATGACGAAGGTTATCGTGCCCTGAAGTCGGTGATCGACAGTGGCAGGATCGGCGAGCCATTGATGCTGCACTGCGCTCACCGCAACCCGACCGTAGGCGAGAACTACAAGACCGACATGGCGATCACCGACACCCTGATCCACGAGATCGATGTGCTGCGCTGGCTGCTCGACGATGACTATGTTTCGGTGCAAGTGGTCTTCCCGCGCAAATCCTCCAAAGCGCTGGCGCATCTCAAGGATCCGCAGATCGTACTGCTGGAAACCGCCAAGGGAACCCGCATCGACGTCGAGGTCTTCGTCAATTGCCAGTACGGTTATGACATCCAGTGCGAAGTGGTCGGCGAGACCGGTATCGCCAGGCTGCCCGAGCCGTCGCAAGTCCAGTTGCGCAGCGAGGCCAAGCTGTCGAATGCCATCCTGATGGACTGGAAGGACCGTTTTATCGCGGCCTATGATGTCGAATTGCAGGCTTTCATCGATGGTGTGAATGCCGGTAAAGTCGGTGGTCCTTCAGCCTGGGATGGCTACGCGGCTGCGGTAACCGCCGATGCCTGTGTCGAGGCGCAGCGCAGTGGCGCGATCGTGCCGGTCAGCCTGGCCAGTCGTCCCGGGTTCTACGGCTGAAAGAGAGTTGTCAGCGACAGCAACGACAGGAGGACTTCATGCGAATAGGATTGGTGGGCTACGGAAAGGGCGGGCGTTACTTTCATGCCACGCTGCTTTCAAGTTTGCCCGATGCAACATTTGTGGGGGTCGTGACCCGCTCACCCGAGCGGCGGCAGGAAGTGGCCAACGATCACCCCGATGTCGCGACCTTCGATAGCCTGGCCGATCTGGTCGCATCCGGTGTCGATGCTGTCGTGATCTCCACGCCGCTGGCTTCCCGTCGCGCCCTGATACTCGAAGCCATCGAGCTGGGCGTGAACGTGGTCAGCGACAAGCCCTTTTCCGACAACGCCGCCCAGGCCCGTGAGTTTGTAGACGCGGCGAAGCGGCGGGGCGTGCAACTGAGCGTTTATCAGAACCGGCGTTGGGATTCGGACTTCCTGACCTTGCGCAAGCTGATCGACAACGACGTGCTGGGCTCCATCAGCCGTTTTGAATCCAGCATCGAACGCTATTCCCCCAGGTCGGTGGGCAAGACCAGTGGTGGCGGCCTGTTGCGTGATCTTGGCAGCCATCTGGTGGATCAGGCTCTGGTGCTGTTCGGCCCGGTCAGCCGGGTGTATGCCGAGTTGCAGTCCAGCACGCCCGATGCGCCGGACCATGCCTTCTTCATTTCCCTGACCCATGCCAGTGGTGTCGTCTCGCATTTGTCCGGTAGTTGTCTGCAAAACACGCCGAGGCCGCGCTTCAGGGTCAGTGGAACCCAGGGTTGCTACAGTGTCGAAGGCCTGGATGGTCAGGAAGAGGCCGCTCTGGCTGGTCTGACGCCCATGTCTGAAGGCGAGCGCTGGGGTGTCGAGGAGCACAGGCGCTGGGGCTGGTTCGAGCACGGCGACCACCGGGAGCGGGTTCCCTCGGAGCAGGGGTGCTGGCTGGAGTTCTATAAACAGTTGCAGGATTCCATCGACTCGGGCGGGCAGAATCCTGTGGATGCGAACGATGCAGTCGCGACTGCCGTGGTACTGGACGCTGCACGACTGAGTGCGCAGGAGGGACGAGTGATCGCCTTGTAAACAGCGCGTTTTTTTCAGGGTTACACGCAAGCCCCGGTTCTCTGGAGAGAGCCGGGGCTTGCTGCTATCGACATTCCGGGAGAGAGAAATAAAAAAGAATAAAATTCTAAAATGAGTTGAATTGGAAAATATTTTCCAATAAAGTCGTTTTCAGGTTGCCGACTATCGAATCACCTGTGCTGTCGGACTTGTCTGAAGGTCGCAGGTAACAAGCAAACAAAAACAAGACAAAGATAGGTACCGTCGATGAAAACCCCTACCCGCGGCCAACAGGCCATGCGTTCTGCCCCCTCGTCATTCTGGATCTCTGTCATGGAGCGATTCCTTACGCTCGTCGCACGCGGTATGTGTGTGCAGCACCAGGATGCGCAACTGTTCTGCATACCCGGCGCTACGGGTATTCGTCTGCCGAAATAAACCGCTCTTCGCTACGT
Proteins encoded:
- a CDS encoding Gfo/Idh/MocA family protein; this translates as MALKLGVIGTGAIGRDHIRRCSKTLLGSQVVAVTDINLEQAATVVRELDITAEVYADGHALIAAPDVEAVLVTSWGPTHEEFVLAAIAAGKPVFCEKPLAVTAEGCRRIVDAEVAFGKRLVQVGFMRPYDEGYRALKSVIDSGRIGEPLMLHCAHRNPTVGENYKTDMAITDTLIHEIDVLRWLLDDDYVSVQVVFPRKSSKALAHLKDPQIVLLETAKGTRIDVEVFVNCQYGYDIQCEVVGETGIARLPEPSQVQLRSEAKLSNAILMDWKDRFIAAYDVELQAFIDGVNAGKVGGPSAWDGYAAAVTADACVEAQRSGAIVPVSLASRPGFYG
- a CDS encoding Gfo/Idh/MocA family protein; its protein translation is MRIGLVGYGKGGRYFHATLLSSLPDATFVGVVTRSPERRQEVANDHPDVATFDSLADLVASGVDAVVISTPLASRRALILEAIELGVNVVSDKPFSDNAAQAREFVDAAKRRGVQLSVYQNRRWDSDFLTLRKLIDNDVLGSISRFESSIERYSPRSVGKTSGGGLLRDLGSHLVDQALVLFGPVSRVYAELQSSTPDAPDHAFFISLTHASGVVSHLSGSCLQNTPRPRFRVSGTQGCYSVEGLDGQEEAALAGLTPMSEGERWGVEEHRRWGWFEHGDHRERVPSEQGCWLEFYKQLQDSIDSGGQNPVDANDAVATAVVLDAARLSAQEGRVIAL